Proteins co-encoded in one Populus trichocarpa isolate Nisqually-1 chromosome 10, P.trichocarpa_v4.1, whole genome shotgun sequence genomic window:
- the LOC7468139 gene encoding protein BIG GRAIN 1-like E has protein sequence MSITGLSSDPSKPYKKSLHRRNNSDELDVFEAARYFSGYNEAGAGYNGATYTQRVMREDHKNSWRGGRMSLDVPMRNPLPHHIHQQPHTVEKQILKEKKYKQPSSPGGRLASFLNSLFNQTSSKNKKSKSTTQSMKDDDESPGGRRKRRSSISHFRSSSTTDTKSLYSSSSSGFRTPSPYTHPPTKGCKESRSYSDHKQIVSLSKQNGTVKSTTFQNEISDDKKKSGFSWLEERYKFVNDGFSDQKAAKNRGNQYLEKDRTWVDEHYRSEENEFRKFNEVDDGAESDSSSDLFELQNCDLGIYSNGLPVYETTHMDSIKRGAVPISNGTL, from the coding sequence ATGTCCATCACAGGACTCTCATCAGACCCTAGTAAGCCTTACAAGAAGTCCTTGCATCGGAGAAACAATTCTGATGAGCTTGATGTGTTTGAGGCAGCACGGTATTTCTCAGGGTACAATGAAGCAGGTGCGGGGTATAATGGTGCAACTTACACACAGAGAGTCATGAGAGAAGATCATAAGAATTCTTGGAGGGGAGGAAGAATGAGCCTAGATGTACCAATGAGAAATCCGCTACCTCATCATATCCATCAACAGCCTCATACAGTGGAGAAGCAAATACTGAAAGAGAAGAAATACAAGCAACCAAGCTCTCCAGGTGGTAGACTTGCCAGCTTCTTGAATTCTCTCTTTAATCAAACAAGctctaaaaataagaaatcaaagtcCACCACACAATCAATGAAAGATGATGATGAGAGCCCCGGTGGAAGGAGGAAAAGGAGGAGCAGCATTAGTCATTTTCGAAGCTCAAGCACTACTGATACAAAGTCTTTGTATTCTTCTTCAAGCTCTGGTTTTAGGACACCCTCTCCTTATACACACCCTCCAACAAAGGGCTGCAAGGAGTCCAGAAGCTATTCAGATCACAAGCAAATAGTTTCCTTGTCAAAGCAGAATGGGACTGTGAAGTCCACAACTTTCCAAAATGAGATATCGGATGATAAAAAGAAGTCAGGTTTCTCTTGGCTGGAGGAGAGATACAAATTCGTCAATGATGGGTTTTCAGATCAGAAAGCAGCCAAGAATCGCGGTAACCAATATTTGGAGAAAGACAGGACTTGGGTTGATGAACATTATCGATCAGAGGAAAACGAATTTAGGAAGTTCAATGAGGTGGATGATGGAGCTGAGAGTGATTCAAGCTCTGATTTGTTTGAACTGCAAAACTGTGACTTGGGTATCTACTCAAATGGTCTGCCCGTGTATGAAACAACACATATGGATAGCATCAAAAGAGGAGCAGTTCCAATTTCAAATGGCACCCTATGA